The following are encoded together in the Vigna unguiculata cultivar IT97K-499-35 chromosome 2, ASM411807v1, whole genome shotgun sequence genome:
- the LOC114172340 gene encoding upstream activation factor subunit UAF30-like isoform X2, translating into MVSESELIGRLREFLRSSDLNTTTTATVRRQLEADFGIDLSHRKAFIREQVDLFLQTEHNQPQQQPEQDDDVPKDEEEEDAPNNPEQSEPSDSKEESEEDDDEEERDKPKHAKNAKKNKGRSNKLGDEVAKKRGGGFCKLCSLSPQLQEFMGAPEMARTEVVKQIWAYIREKNLQDPNNRRNIICDDRMRALFNVNSINMFQMNKALSKHIWPLDSDDVVQVKSTPKEKQKKQERDDDSDEEPKRKEKRQKGAGKSGFLAPLQLSDALVNFLGTGESELSRTDVIKRMWDYIKGNNLQFCLKLALNAVIKYPNSPTSTSIGSLTIPTFDFTDRCLRFSFHIR; encoded by the exons ATGGTCTCCGAATCCGAACTCATCGGCCGCCTCCGCGAGTTCCTCCGGAGTTCCGACctcaacaccaccaccaccgccaccgTCCGCCGCCAGTTGGAGGCTGATTTCGGTATCGATTTATCCCACCGCAAGGCATTCATTAGGGAGCAGGTCGACTTGTTCCTCCAGACCGAGCACAACCAACCGCAACAACAACCAGAACAAGACGACGACGtaccaaaagatgaagaagaagaagatgccCCTAATAATCCCGAGCAAAGTGAACCATCCGATTCCAAGGAAGAATCGGAAGAAGACGACGATGAAGAGGAACGAGATAAACCTAAGCATGCCAAAAATGCCAAGAAGAATAAAGGACG ATCTAACAAGTTAGGTGATGAGGTAGCAAAGAAAAGAGGTGGTGGATTTTGCAAATTGTGTAGCCTGTCTCCACAACTTCAGGAATTCATGGGAGCTCCAGAAATGGCCAGGACTGAG GTTGTTAAGCAAATATGGGCCTACATTAGGGAGAAAAATTTGCAAGACCCAAATAATAGACGGAATATAATTTGCGATGATCGAATGCGGGCCCTTTTTAATGTCAACTCCATCAACATGTTCCAAATGAATAAAGCGTTGTCGAAGCATATCTGGCCATTGGATTCTGATGATG TTGTCCAGGTGAAGTCCACGCCAAAGGAGAAGCAGAAGAAGCAAGAGAGAGATGATG ATTCAGATGAGGAGccaaaaagaaaggaaaaacggCAGAAGGGAGCAGGGAAATCAGGTTTTCTTGCTCCTCTTCAGCTATCAGATGCCCTTGTAAACTTCCTTGGTACCGGAGAAAGTGAGTTATCAAGAACAGATGTTATAAAAAGAATGTGGGATTACATTAAAGGAAACAACCTTCAG TTCTGTTTGAAGTTAGCTTTAAACGCAGTCATAAAATATCCTAACTCCCCCACAAGCACATCCATTGGCTCTTTGACCATACCAACCTTTGACTTTACTGACAGATGCTTACGGTTCTCTTTCCATATCCGGTGA
- the LOC114172340 gene encoding upstream activation factor subunit spp27-like isoform X1 — protein sequence MVSESELIGRLREFLRSSDLNTTTTATVRRQLEADFGIDLSHRKAFIREQVDLFLQTEHNQPQQQPEQDDDVPKDEEEEDAPNNPEQSEPSDSKEESEEDDDEEERDKPKHAKNAKKNKGRSNKLGDEVAKKRGGGFCKLCSLSPQLQEFMGAPEMARTEVVKQIWAYIREKNLQDPNNRRNIICDDRMRALFNVNSINMFQMNKALSKHIWPLDSDDVVQVKSTPKEKQKKQERDDDSDEEPKRKEKRQKGAGKSGFLAPLQLSDALVNFLGTGESELSRTDVIKRMWDYIKGNNLQMLTVLFPYPVTTPTFEDPSNKRQIICDEKLKELFDVDSFNGFTVTKLLAPHFIKTQQ from the exons ATGGTCTCCGAATCCGAACTCATCGGCCGCCTCCGCGAGTTCCTCCGGAGTTCCGACctcaacaccaccaccaccgccaccgTCCGCCGCCAGTTGGAGGCTGATTTCGGTATCGATTTATCCCACCGCAAGGCATTCATTAGGGAGCAGGTCGACTTGTTCCTCCAGACCGAGCACAACCAACCGCAACAACAACCAGAACAAGACGACGACGtaccaaaagatgaagaagaagaagatgccCCTAATAATCCCGAGCAAAGTGAACCATCCGATTCCAAGGAAGAATCGGAAGAAGACGACGATGAAGAGGAACGAGATAAACCTAAGCATGCCAAAAATGCCAAGAAGAATAAAGGACG ATCTAACAAGTTAGGTGATGAGGTAGCAAAGAAAAGAGGTGGTGGATTTTGCAAATTGTGTAGCCTGTCTCCACAACTTCAGGAATTCATGGGAGCTCCAGAAATGGCCAGGACTGAG GTTGTTAAGCAAATATGGGCCTACATTAGGGAGAAAAATTTGCAAGACCCAAATAATAGACGGAATATAATTTGCGATGATCGAATGCGGGCCCTTTTTAATGTCAACTCCATCAACATGTTCCAAATGAATAAAGCGTTGTCGAAGCATATCTGGCCATTGGATTCTGATGATG TTGTCCAGGTGAAGTCCACGCCAAAGGAGAAGCAGAAGAAGCAAGAGAGAGATGATG ATTCAGATGAGGAGccaaaaagaaaggaaaaacggCAGAAGGGAGCAGGGAAATCAGGTTTTCTTGCTCCTCTTCAGCTATCAGATGCCCTTGTAAACTTCCTTGGTACCGGAGAAAGTGAGTTATCAAGAACAGATGTTATAAAAAGAATGTGGGATTACATTAAAGGAAACAACCTTCAG ATGCTTACGGTTCTCTTTCCATATCCGGTGACCACACCAACTTTTGAA GATCCTTCTAACAAGAGGCAAATAATATGTGACGAGAAGCTGAAAGAACTCTTTGATGTTGACTCCTTCAACGGCTTCACAGTTACAAAACTGCTGGCACCACATTTTATAAAGACACAGCAGTGA
- the LOC114172340 gene encoding upstream activation factor subunit spp27-like isoform X3, with amino-acid sequence MVSESELIGRLREFLRSSDLNTTTTATVRRQLEADFGIDLSHRKAFIREQVDLFLQTEHNQPQQQPEQDDDVPKDEEEEDAPNNPEQSEPSDSKEESEEDDDEEERDKPKHAKNAKKNKGRSNKLGDEVAKKRGGGFCKLCSLSPQLQEFMGAPEMARTEVVKQIWAYIREKNLQDPNNRRNIICDDRMRALFNVNSINMFQMNKALSKHIWPLDSDDVVQVKSTPKEKQKKQERDDDSDEEPKRKEKRQKGAGKSGFLAPLQLSDALVNFLGTGESELSRTDVIKRMWDYIKGNNLQDPSNKRQIICDEKLKELFDVDSFNGFTVTKLLAPHFIKTQQ; translated from the exons ATGGTCTCCGAATCCGAACTCATCGGCCGCCTCCGCGAGTTCCTCCGGAGTTCCGACctcaacaccaccaccaccgccaccgTCCGCCGCCAGTTGGAGGCTGATTTCGGTATCGATTTATCCCACCGCAAGGCATTCATTAGGGAGCAGGTCGACTTGTTCCTCCAGACCGAGCACAACCAACCGCAACAACAACCAGAACAAGACGACGACGtaccaaaagatgaagaagaagaagatgccCCTAATAATCCCGAGCAAAGTGAACCATCCGATTCCAAGGAAGAATCGGAAGAAGACGACGATGAAGAGGAACGAGATAAACCTAAGCATGCCAAAAATGCCAAGAAGAATAAAGGACG ATCTAACAAGTTAGGTGATGAGGTAGCAAAGAAAAGAGGTGGTGGATTTTGCAAATTGTGTAGCCTGTCTCCACAACTTCAGGAATTCATGGGAGCTCCAGAAATGGCCAGGACTGAG GTTGTTAAGCAAATATGGGCCTACATTAGGGAGAAAAATTTGCAAGACCCAAATAATAGACGGAATATAATTTGCGATGATCGAATGCGGGCCCTTTTTAATGTCAACTCCATCAACATGTTCCAAATGAATAAAGCGTTGTCGAAGCATATCTGGCCATTGGATTCTGATGATG TTGTCCAGGTGAAGTCCACGCCAAAGGAGAAGCAGAAGAAGCAAGAGAGAGATGATG ATTCAGATGAGGAGccaaaaagaaaggaaaaacggCAGAAGGGAGCAGGGAAATCAGGTTTTCTTGCTCCTCTTCAGCTATCAGATGCCCTTGTAAACTTCCTTGGTACCGGAGAAAGTGAGTTATCAAGAACAGATGTTATAAAAAGAATGTGGGATTACATTAAAGGAAACAACCTTCAG GATCCTTCTAACAAGAGGCAAATAATATGTGACGAGAAGCTGAAAGAACTCTTTGATGTTGACTCCTTCAACGGCTTCACAGTTACAAAACTGCTGGCACCACATTTTATAAAGACACAGCAGTGA